The following proteins are co-located in the Poecile atricapillus isolate bPoeAtr1 chromosome 2, bPoeAtr1.hap1, whole genome shotgun sequence genome:
- the GFOD1 gene encoding glucose-fructose oxidoreductase domain-containing protein 1 isoform X2, translating into MMTAAHYYPKLMSIMGNVLRFLPAFVKMKQLIQEGYVGELLVCEVQVHSGSLLGKKYNWSCDDLMGGGGLHSVGTYIIDLLTFLTSQKAVKVHGLLKTFVKQTDHIKGIRQITSDDFCTFQMVLEGGVCCTVTLNFNIPGEFKQDIIVVGSAGRLIVMGTDLYGQSNSSPQRELLLKDSTPVSNSLLPEKAFSDIPSPYLRGTIKMVQAVRQAFEDQDDRRTWDGRPLTMAATFDDCLYALCVVDTIKKSNQLGEWQNISIMTEEPELSPAYLISEAMRKSRMSLYC; encoded by the coding sequence ATGATGACTGCGGCTCATTACTACCCAAAGCTCATGAGCATCATGGGGAACGTTTTGCGCTTCCTGCCTGCTTTCGTGAAGATGAAGCAGCTAATCCAGGAGGGTTACgtgggggagctgctggtgtgTGAGGTACAGGTCCACAGTGGGAGCCTGCTGGGCAAGAAGTACAACTGGAGCTGTGATGACCTGATGGGAGGCGGGGGCTTGCACTCGGTTGGCACCTACATCATTGACCTGCTGACCTTCCTCACCAGCCAGAAGGCTGTGAAGGTGCACGGGTTGCTCAAGACCTTTGTGAAGCAGACAGACCACATCAAGGGCATCCGGCAGATCACCAGCGATGACTTCTGTACATTTCAGATGGTCCTGGAGGGGGGCGTGTGCTGCACGGTGACACTCAACTTCAACATCCCGGGGGAGTTCAAACAGGACATCATCGTGGTGGGCTCGGCGGGACGGCTCATTGTGATGGGCACTGACCTCTACGGACAGAGCAACAGCTCTCCTCAGCGGGAGCTCCTGCTGAAGGACTCCACGCCAGTCAGCAACTCCTTGCTTCCGGAGAAAGCCTTCAGTGACATCCCATCCCCCTACCTGCGGGGCACCATTAAGATGGTGCAGGCTGTCCGGCAGGCCTTTGAGGACCAGGACGACAGGAGGACCTGGGACGGGAGGCCCCTTACGATGGCTGCCACTTTTGATGACTGTCTGTATGCCCTGTGTGTGGTGGACACCATTAAAAAGTCAAACCAGCTGGGGGAGTGGCAGAACATTTCAATCATGACTGAGGAGCCAGAACTGAGCCCGGCATACTTGATCAGCGAAGCCATGCGGAAGAGCAGGATGTCTCTGTACTGCTAG